One genomic region from Diabrotica undecimpunctata isolate CICGRU chromosome 9, icDiaUnde3, whole genome shotgun sequence encodes:
- the LOC140450653 gene encoding uncharacterized protein, translated as MIIIKQEFGIISRSKSNVLCPLNQSIFSKVLLEGKIEGKAGQPDALNTVFGYILLGPTSTPNLSSTSLVCLSNIEDPLDSSLTKFWELENVPEKPVSEPEDVLCENIYLETHNRDVSGKYVVSLPFRESPPCLQDSYDIALNRLLSLERRLSRQPSLKKEYSFHMQEYLDLGHMQLVSNAEKKRGKYYIPHHCVVKPDSVSSKIRVVYNASQKSPSRGKSLNDYLLVGPKLQQNIVSLLLNFRLNRFALCADIRQMYRNILVAPEHTDYQRVLWRFSSAEEIQEYRLLTVTFGIVSSPYLALRTLQQLALDEGSRFPKAVSLIRHASYIDDFVFGASTLEEAQTLVDELVALLKLGGFELRKWCSNEPKLLSQFPESHINPHSINFDPEANGPSLKILGLKWIAQSDVFQFSVKLQDVPCTKRSFLSELARIYDPCGYLTPITFFIKHLIQQLWATGLKWDDRPPSEIIRVWEQYKSELSLISQFKIPRFLNNSSCPILELHGFADASEKGYACVVYIRSIDTRNLVQVNLLCAKSKVAPIKQITIPRLELLAAVHLVKLMSFVLESWKHIIFQNVYAWLDSQIVLHWIKSSHSRFKTFVANRISYIQSHSQNYSWHYIESRNNAVDAPSRGMLPAAFLSKLDWLTGPSFLYNIPLIFPEVPPSLQEKSSLEEIKKALVFVSTREEHFLSCLLKNKSSFTSIQRILAFMLRFAHNSRYKRSKRSGPLTFVELEDSLIILVRFTQEKYFEEHLQSNSFPKPFRKLGVFLDDSTQCLRVGGRLSQSSLSYEAKHPFLLPKKSRLTTLLVSHYHEKYLHAGFKSTQFLVSQRFWIMSSKQAINSVLSKCIRCWKQSPKNLQPPMGNLPKFRLGAIKPFSICGLDYGGPFSITMSRYRGVRTQKAYLCLFVCCGTKALNLELASDLTAEAFLAALQRFY; from the coding sequence catattttcgaaggtgttgttagaaggtaaaattgaaggtaaagcgggacaaccagatgccctaaataccgtttttggttatattttgttaggacctactagcacacctaacctttcgtcgacttcgcttgtttgtctttcaaatattgaagacccactagattcttcgttaacgaaattttgggaactggaaaacgtaccggaaaagccagtttcagaaccagaagacgttctgtgtgagaacatttatctggaaacgcataatcgggacgtctcgggtaaatatgttgtatctttgccttttcgtgaatcgccgccttgtttgcaagatagctatgatattgctttaaatagattgctatcattagaacgacgcttatctcgtcaaccaagtttgaaaaaagaatattcttttcatatgcaggagtatcttgatttaggtcatatgcagttagtctctaatgccgaaaagaaaaggggaaagtattatattccacatcattgcgttgtgaaaccagatagtgtttcaagtaaaattcgagttgtatataatgcgtctcagaaaagtcccagtcgcggtaaatctttaaacgactatttactggtcggtcctaagctgcaacagaacatagtctcgctgttgttgaattttagacttaatcgttttgcgctgtgtgcggacattcgtcagatgtatcgtaatattttagtcgctcctgaacacacggattatcaacgcgtgttatggagattttctagcgctgaggaaattcaggaatatcgtttattaactgttacttttggaatagtatcttcgccgtatctcgctttaagaactctccaacaattagcattagacgaaggctctcgttttcctaaagccgtctcgcttattcgtcatgcttcgtatattgatgattttgtttttggtgcttcgactctcgaagaagcacaaactttagttgacgaattagtcgctttgttaaagttaggaggctttgagttacggaaatggtgttcgaatgaacccaaattgttgtcgcagtttcctgaatcccatattaatcctcactccattaattttgatccagaagcaaatggtccttcattaaaaatccttggtttgaagtggattgcacagtccgacgtctttcaattttcagtcaaattgcaagacgtcccttgtaccaaaagatcgtttttgtccgaattagctcgaatttatgatccttgtggttacttaacacctattacctttttcattaaacatttaatccaacaactttgggcaaccggtcttaaatgggatgatcgtcctccttcggaaataattcgtgtatgggagcaatataagagcgaactatctcttatttcacagttcaaaattcctcgttttttgaataATTCCTCATGTCCGATCTTAgagcttcatggatttgccgatgctagtgaaaagggatatgcttgtgtcgtttatattcgtagtattgatactcgtaacctagttcaagttaatttactgtgtgccaaatcgaaagtagctcctataaaacaaattactatacctcgattagaattgttagctgctgttcatttggtaaaacttatgtcgtttgtgttagagtcgtggaagcatataatatttcaaaatgtgtatgcttggttagattctcaaatcgtgttgcactggattaaaagctcccactcgagattcaaaactttcgtcgcaaatcgcatttcgtatatccagtcccatagtcaaaattattcttggcattatatcgaatctcgaaataatgcagtcgatgcgccttcgcgaggcatgctaccggccgcttttctatcaaaattagactggttaacaggtccttcgtttttgtataatattccattaatttttccagaggttcctccctcattgcaggaaaaatcctctttggaagagataaagaaagctttagtgtttgtttccactcgtgaggaacattttctgtcttgtttgctgaaaaataaatcgtcttttacctcgatccaaagaattttggcttttatgttgcgattcgcgcacaactctcgttataaaaggtcgaaacggtcaggacccttgactttcgtagaattagaagactcgttgattattcttgtcagatttacacaagaaaagtattttgaagaacatcttcaatcaaattcttttccgaaaccatttcgtaagttgggagtatttttagatgatagtactcagtgtttaagagtaggtggtcgtctatctcagtcttcgttatcgtatgaagcaaaacacccgtttttgttaccaaaaaaatctcgTCTTACTACTCTTCTAGTTAGTCATTATCATGAGAAGTATTTACATGCTGGATTTAAGAGTACTCAGTTTTTGGTTAGTCAAAGGTTTTGGATAATGTCTTCTAAACAAGCCATTAATTCGGTATTGTCCAAATGTATTAGATGTTGGAAACAATCTCCTAAAAACTTACAACCCCCTATGGGTAATTTGCCTAAATTTCGTCTCGGTGCCATTAAACCCTTTTCGATTTGTGggttagattatggtggaccgttctcgataaccatgtctcgttacaggggagttagaactcaaaaggcctatttgtgtctatttgtatgttgCGGTACTAAGGCTTTAAATCTTGAATTAGCTAGTGATTTGACCGCGGAAGCTTTTTTGGCCGCTTtacaacgtttttattaa